In Desulfovibrio desulfuricans DSM 642, the sequence GCGCTCTGGCTGGCGCGGGCGTGGGCGCCTTGGCTGGCGGCATAGTCGGGCACGAGCAGAGCAAGAAAGCCTGGTAAGGGCCTGTTTGCTTAACTACCTTTGCGGCCCAGCGCCGCAAGAAAATGAACTCTTCAGGCGGGCTGTACCAACGGCCCGCTTTTTCATGAACAAAGGATGATGTCATGACCCCAAGCCTTCACACGGTCTTTTTCAGCCCAACTGGCAGCAGCCGCAACATTGCGCAAGAGACTGCCCGTGTTCTGGCGCAGGAATTGGCGCAGAATATGGCACTGGCGCGCGGCGATGACTGGGACTGGACGTTTCCTGAAGGGCGGGCGGCAGCCCACACGCTTGGGCCGGAGGATGTGCTGGTTTTTGCCTTTCCGGTCTACGCCGGGCGTATTCCACAAGTGCTGATGGAGCCGCTGGCAAGGTTGGCAGGGCGGCATGGCGCACGCGCAATTCTGCTTGCCGTGTATGGCAACAGGCACTATGACGATGCCCTGCTTGAAGCGGTTGATCTGTTTGTAGCCAACGGTTTTTCCGTTCCTGCGGCAGGGGCCTTTGTGGCAGAGCACAGCATGACGGCAAAGGTCGGGGCAGGCAGGCCTGATGCGGAAGATATGGCCGCTATTGCGGATTTTGCCCGCAACGCAGCCAGCGTCATCTCCTGTGGAAAAAGCGCAACTGTGGCTGTGCCCGGCAACCGGCCTTACAAGGCACTGCCGCCAGCGGCGGATATTCGGCCTCAAACCTTTGATTCATGTACGCAGTGCGGCTTGTGCGCCAGCGTGTGCCCGGTGCGCGTGATTGCTGCCGACAATGCGGCACAAGTGGCGCACGGCTGTTTGCGCTGTTGCGCCTGCGTAAAAACCTGCCCGGAACAGGCAAAGTATTTTAACAATCCGCAGGTGGATAAAATTGTTGCCATGCTTGAAAGCAACTGCCGTGAACGGCGTGAGCCAGAGGTGTTTT encodes:
- a CDS encoding 4Fe-4S binding protein, whose translation is MTPSLHTVFFSPTGSSRNIAQETARVLAQELAQNMALARGDDWDWTFPEGRAAAHTLGPEDVLVFAFPVYAGRIPQVLMEPLARLAGRHGARAILLAVYGNRHYDDALLEAVDLFVANGFSVPAAGAFVAEHSMTAKVGAGRPDAEDMAAIADFARNAASVISCGKSATVAVPGNRPYKALPPAADIRPQTFDSCTQCGLCASVCPVRVIAADNAAQVAHGCLRCCACVKTCPEQAKYFNNPQVDKIVAMLESNCRERREPEVFFAAAGKM